A section of the Hemibagrus wyckioides isolate EC202008001 linkage group LG04, SWU_Hwy_1.0, whole genome shotgun sequence genome encodes:
- the fam107b gene encoding protein FAM107B isoform X1 has protein sequence MNTMFRYTEFPLLPGLDQSELPTRLLPRVRTIMAEPDYMDGDCDELIKPKKLMNPVKTSRNHQDLHRELLMNQKRGLAPQNKPELQKVMEKRKRDQVLKAQMAEQEAHKKHSDLEIELMKRQQKLEQLELEQQKIDEEQENTPEFVKMKSNLRRTKQEVEEQERTS, from the exons ATGAACACAATGTTCAGGTACACCGAGTTCCCGCTCCTGCCAG GTCTGGACCAGTCAGAGTTGCCAACAAGATTGTTGCCTCGTGTGCGGACCATCATGGCCGAGCCAGACTACATGGATGGAGACTGCGATGAGCTCATTAAGCCCAAAAAACTCATGAACCCAGTGAAGACTTCAAGGAACCACCAAGATCTCCATCGAGAACTTCTTATGAATCAGAAGAG GGGTCTGGCTCCACAGAATAAACCTGAGCTACAGAAGGTgatggagaagaggaagagagatcaAGTGCTGAAGGCTCAAATGGCAGAGCAAGAAGCTCATAAGAAGCACAGTGACCTGGAGATCGAGCTCATGAAGAGGCAGCAGAAACTTGAACAG TTGGAGCTGGAGCAACAGAAGATCGATGAGGAGCAGGAGAACACGCCGGAATTTGTCAAAATGAAAAGCAATCTAAGAAGAACCAAGCAGGAAGTGGAGGAGCAGGAACGAACCAGTTAG
- the fam107b gene encoding protein FAM107B isoform X2 produces MAEPDYMDGDCDELIKPKKLMNPVKTSRNHQDLHRELLMNQKRGLAPQNKPELQKVMEKRKRDQVLKAQMAEQEAHKKHSDLEIELMKRQQKLEQLELEQQKIDEEQENTPEFVKMKSNLRRTKQEVEEQERTS; encoded by the exons ATGGCCGAGCCAGACTACATGGATGGAGACTGCGATGAGCTCATTAAGCCCAAAAAACTCATGAACCCAGTGAAGACTTCAAGGAACCACCAAGATCTCCATCGAGAACTTCTTATGAATCAGAAGAG GGGTCTGGCTCCACAGAATAAACCTGAGCTACAGAAGGTgatggagaagaggaagagagatcaAGTGCTGAAGGCTCAAATGGCAGAGCAAGAAGCTCATAAGAAGCACAGTGACCTGGAGATCGAGCTCATGAAGAGGCAGCAGAAACTTGAACAG TTGGAGCTGGAGCAACAGAAGATCGATGAGGAGCAGGAGAACACGCCGGAATTTGTCAAAATGAAAAGCAATCTAAGAAGAACCAAGCAGGAAGTGGAGGAGCAGGAACGAACCAGTTAG